A DNA window from Haloactinospora alba contains the following coding sequences:
- a CDS encoding LysR family transcriptional regulator: MEARHLRYAIVLADHQNFRRAAAAIGIAQPPLSKQIAALEHEVGARLFDRTAHGVIPTSAGEAFLARARRSLAEASAASVDAARAARGETGQLSLGFVASALLDPLPVVLGRFGAQRPGVRLMLHEMATSRSTAALVAGELDAAIGLGPPRGTGAEALVSVTIGRDHLVAVVAHSHPYAGQQTVALDQLRHQQLIVAPGEDEPAIAIGLRALLGDEAHTLEGATVARDVHTITGLAACGVGVGLGPSRMRLNARPDVWFCDVTPRTRLPDLNLSFRAGDRSPALEAFLDTIRGNCPDVGNALDQRLGPR; encoded by the coding sequence ATGGAGGCGCGGCACCTGCGTTACGCGATTGTGCTCGCCGACCACCAGAACTTCCGCCGAGCCGCGGCGGCCATCGGGATAGCCCAGCCGCCGTTGTCCAAGCAGATCGCGGCCCTGGAACACGAGGTCGGCGCCCGGTTGTTCGACCGGACCGCGCACGGGGTCATCCCTACGTCCGCGGGTGAGGCGTTCCTGGCCAGAGCACGCAGGTCGCTGGCCGAGGCGTCCGCCGCCTCAGTGGACGCCGCGCGGGCTGCCCGCGGCGAGACGGGGCAACTGAGTCTGGGATTCGTCGCCTCCGCACTGCTGGACCCGCTGCCCGTTGTACTGGGCCGGTTCGGGGCGCAACGGCCGGGCGTACGTCTGATGTTGCACGAGATGGCGACGAGCAGGAGTACCGCCGCGCTAGTCGCGGGCGAGTTAGACGCCGCTATCGGGCTGGGACCGCCGCGCGGAACCGGAGCGGAGGCGCTGGTCTCCGTCACCATAGGGCGCGACCACCTGGTTGCTGTCGTGGCCCACTCCCACCCATACGCGGGGCAGCAAACGGTTGCGCTGGACCAGTTGCGCCACCAGCAGCTCATCGTCGCCCCCGGCGAGGACGAGCCCGCCATCGCCATCGGGCTGCGCGCGCTACTCGGCGACGAAGCGCACACATTGGAAGGCGCCACGGTCGCCCGGGACGTCCATACCATCACCGGCCTGGCCGCATGCGGGGTCGGTGTCGGCCTGGGCCCCTCCCGGATGCGGCTGAACGCACGGCCCGACGTCTGGTTCTGCGACGTGACGCCACGGACCCGGCTGCCGGACCTGAACCTGTCGTTTCGCGCCGGAGACCGCTCGCCGGCGCTGGAAGCCTTCCTGGACACTATCCGCGGCAACTGCCCGGATGTCGGCAATGCGCTCGACCAACGGCTGGGGCCGCGCTGA
- a CDS encoding helix-turn-helix domain-containing protein yields the protein MANATANLLLHPVRLRILQTLGGADELTTAQLRERLPDIPHATMYRHVTTLTRAGILEVAAERPVRGTVERSYRIRPDAGLIDDDARTTMTEDDHRRAIAAFAGAFLADFERYLSRDDAEPSRENVLYRQGAVWVTDDEFAALVDDIEAAIARRTRSTPGDGRNRHLLSLAFVPDKSAKDTAESRGDDS from the coding sequence ATGGCGAACGCAACCGCGAACCTCCTGCTGCATCCCGTGCGGCTGCGCATCCTGCAGACCCTGGGAGGCGCCGACGAACTGACCACCGCACAACTACGCGAACGCCTGCCCGACATACCGCACGCCACCATGTACCGGCACGTCACCACCCTCACCCGAGCCGGGATTCTGGAAGTGGCGGCCGAACGGCCCGTCCGCGGCACGGTCGAACGCAGCTACCGTATTCGCCCGGACGCGGGCCTTATCGACGACGACGCCCGCACCACCATGACCGAGGACGACCATCGGAGGGCCATCGCCGCCTTCGCCGGGGCCTTCCTGGCCGACTTCGAGCGCTACCTCTCGCGCGACGACGCCGAACCCTCCCGCGAGAACGTCCTCTACCGACAGGGCGCGGTATGGGTGACCGACGACGAGTTCGCCGCACTGGTCGACGACATCGAAGCTGCCATCGCCCGCCGCACCCGCTCTACCCCGGGCGACGGCCGTAACCGCCACCTCCTCAGCCTCGCCTTCGTTCCGGACAAATCCGCCAAGGACACCGCGGAAAGCCGAGGCGACGATTCCTGA
- a CDS encoding leucine-rich repeat domain-containing protein: MEEIPAGSLDSLSLSGAGWRDMSPLASQRSLRTLKLEVDNLEDITALARLPHLAELDLSECRSVNGLRPLLDMPSLTHLQVPDESWTFTESGTLTPALTELKARGANVTVLDARDIS; encoded by the coding sequence GTGGAGGAGATACCTGCCGGTTCCCTCGACTCGCTCTCCCTGTCCGGCGCGGGCTGGAGGGACATGTCACCCTTGGCCAGCCAGCGGAGTCTTCGCACTCTCAAACTCGAGGTGGACAATCTGGAGGACATCACCGCCCTCGCCCGGCTGCCCCACCTCGCCGAGCTCGACCTGAGCGAGTGCCGCTCGGTGAACGGCCTCCGGCCTCTGCTCGACATGCCGTCGCTGACACACCTCCAGGTGCCCGACGAGTCTTGGACCTTCACCGAGTCAGGAACCCTCACCCCCGCGCTGACCGAGCTCAAGGCACGCGGGGCGAACGTCACCGTTCTCGACGCCCGCGACATCAGCTGA
- a CDS encoding alpha/beta hydrolase family protein encodes MPDTDMTVTTDDGTRLAGTLTLPPSAGPHPAVLLLHGSGPMDRDGNSPKLAMNLGRPMAAALAEQGIATLRYDRRGAGATPGQWQTAGVADNRRDAASALRALAEHPAVRADAVGAIGHSEGALHAMSLGAHDDARAVVLLAGYARLGEDAFRRQSRAIVQSLPGPIRLLRRPLWALFDRTLARIKKTRTDVARIAGLPVNARWMREMLAHDTRDDLAAIEAPVLAVTGAKDIQVDPADLDEIQRLVPGGAETHRTPTLTHVLRHDHGHHSLRSYRRLLREPVSSELLTLVATWISSRLDASPGETTAAAEPTHS; translated from the coding sequence GTGCCCGATACCGACATGACGGTCACCACGGACGACGGGACCCGCCTGGCCGGCACCCTGACCCTGCCGCCCAGCGCCGGCCCGCACCCCGCAGTCCTGCTCTTGCACGGCTCGGGACCCATGGATCGGGACGGTAACTCCCCCAAACTCGCGATGAACCTCGGCCGTCCAATGGCGGCGGCCCTAGCGGAGCAAGGCATCGCCACGCTGCGTTACGACCGGCGCGGGGCCGGCGCCACCCCGGGCCAATGGCAGACCGCTGGGGTCGCCGACAACCGCCGCGACGCTGCCAGCGCCCTGCGCGCCCTGGCCGAGCACCCCGCTGTCCGTGCCGACGCCGTCGGCGCCATCGGCCACAGCGAAGGCGCCCTGCACGCCATGTCCCTCGGCGCACACGACGATGCGCGGGCGGTGGTGTTACTGGCCGGATACGCCCGCTTGGGTGAAGACGCCTTCCGCCGGCAGTCCCGCGCGATCGTGCAGAGTCTGCCCGGCCCCATCCGCCTCCTGCGGCGGCCTCTGTGGGCGCTGTTCGACCGGACCCTCGCCCGCATCAAGAAGACCCGTACGGACGTGGCACGCATCGCGGGACTCCCGGTCAACGCCCGCTGGATGCGCGAAATGCTCGCCCACGACACCCGGGACGACCTCGCCGCCATCGAAGCCCCTGTCCTGGCCGTCACGGGCGCCAAGGACATTCAGGTCGATCCCGCTGATCTGGACGAAATCCAGCGGTTAGTACCGGGCGGGGCCGAGACCCATCGCACCCCCACCCTCACCCACGTGCTGCGCCATGACCACGGGCACCACAGCCTGCGCTCCTACCGCCGCCTCCTGCGCGAGCCCGTTTCCTCCGAACTTCTGACGCTCGTCGCTACCTGGATCTCCTCTCGATTGGACGCGTCCCCCGGGGAGACGACCGCCGCAGCGGAACCGACCCACTCCTGA
- a CDS encoding DEAD/DEAH box helicase gives MAEPDDPLHRLDPVLTHHIVNTLGWRDLRPLQRAALAPLAGGDDALLLAPTAGGKTEAACFPLLSAMTHQRWNGTSVLYLCPLKALLNNLAPRIDSYAHWLGRRAALWHGDTTQARRRHLRTDPPDILLTTPESLEAMLIGDTTDHTHLLGSVRAVVVDEVHAFAGDDRGWHLLAVLERLERVAGHPIQRVGLSATVGNPHQLLTWLQGARADQRAGQVIAPEPAPSAPAGSPPEGEVELDYVASVDNAAKLVATLHRGEKRLVFCESRRQVEQLGEALRNRGVTTFLSHASLPAEERTRSEQAFAEARDCVIIATSTLELGVDVGDLDRVVQLDAPRTVTSFLQRIGRTGRRTGTVRNCLFLATTRTALLQAAGLLLLWGRDWVEPVTAPPEPRHLVAQQLLALTLQQRTVGDRLWKREWNGLAPFDRSAAPTLDHMVENGFLDRDGGMLFVGPEAEHRFGRRHFSELTASFTAPPQFTVLAGRQEVGRADTAVLTEERAGPRLLLLGGRSWRVTSIDWTRRRVFVEPAEGGGVARWSGGAAGLSYELTRAMREVLLGVEPPVSLTRRAHSALVAWRRDDAPTMVHHTGTLVARDGDTVRWWTWAGYRANATLAATLPSVADQSQRPTDLSLRLRADLTPADWNAAQAGETAPVLPEVDRNAVRGLKFAALLPENLAEATLAARLADVDGARAALAEPVRLQLTPESAHQLH, from the coding sequence ATGGCCGAGCCCGACGATCCCCTGCACCGGCTCGACCCCGTCCTAACCCACCACATCGTCAACACCCTGGGCTGGCGGGACCTGCGACCGCTGCAACGGGCGGCACTCGCCCCCCTGGCCGGCGGCGACGACGCGCTGCTGCTGGCACCCACCGCCGGCGGCAAAACCGAAGCGGCCTGCTTCCCGCTGCTGTCGGCCATGACCCACCAGCGCTGGAACGGCACCTCGGTGCTCTACCTGTGCCCGCTCAAGGCACTCCTCAACAACCTCGCCCCGCGGATCGACAGCTACGCTCACTGGCTGGGGCGCCGCGCCGCACTCTGGCACGGCGACACCACACAGGCGCGGCGGCGACACCTCCGCACCGACCCGCCCGACATCCTGCTCACCACCCCCGAGTCGCTCGAAGCGATGCTCATCGGCGACACCACCGACCACACCCACCTGCTGGGCAGTGTCCGCGCGGTAGTTGTGGACGAGGTGCACGCCTTCGCCGGCGACGACCGGGGATGGCACCTGCTGGCCGTCCTGGAACGGCTGGAACGCGTGGCCGGCCACCCCATCCAACGTGTCGGCCTGTCAGCCACCGTGGGCAACCCGCACCAGCTACTCACCTGGCTGCAGGGGGCCAGAGCCGACCAACGAGCCGGGCAGGTGATCGCACCCGAACCCGCACCCTCCGCACCGGCCGGGTCCCCACCCGAAGGGGAGGTGGAGCTGGACTACGTCGCCTCGGTAGACAACGCCGCGAAACTGGTCGCCACCCTGCACCGCGGGGAGAAACGCCTGGTGTTCTGCGAGTCCCGCCGGCAGGTGGAACAGCTGGGCGAGGCGCTGCGCAACCGCGGAGTGACCACGTTCCTCTCCCACGCCTCACTGCCCGCCGAGGAACGCACCCGCTCAGAGCAGGCTTTCGCCGAGGCGCGCGACTGCGTCATCATCGCCACCTCCACCCTCGAACTCGGCGTCGACGTGGGAGACCTGGACCGGGTGGTCCAGCTCGACGCGCCCCGCACCGTCACCTCGTTCCTGCAACGCATCGGGCGCACCGGCCGGCGCACGGGCACGGTACGCAACTGCCTGTTCCTCGCCACCACCCGGACGGCGCTGCTCCAGGCGGCGGGACTGCTCCTGCTGTGGGGCCGCGACTGGGTGGAGCCGGTGACCGCGCCCCCCGAACCGCGCCATCTGGTGGCCCAGCAGCTACTCGCCCTCACCCTGCAACAGCGCACGGTCGGCGACCGGCTGTGGAAACGGGAGTGGAACGGGTTGGCGCCGTTCGACCGCTCGGCGGCCCCCACTCTGGACCACATGGTCGAGAACGGGTTCCTCGACCGGGACGGCGGAATGCTGTTTGTCGGCCCCGAGGCCGAACACCGTTTCGGGCGGCGCCACTTCAGCGAACTGACCGCCTCGTTCACAGCGCCGCCGCAATTCACCGTGCTGGCTGGTCGCCAGGAGGTCGGCCGTGCCGACACCGCGGTGCTCACCGAGGAGCGGGCCGGTCCGCGGCTGCTGCTGCTCGGCGGGCGCAGCTGGCGGGTGACCTCCATCGATTGGACACGCCGGCGAGTGTTCGTGGAACCCGCCGAAGGTGGGGGAGTGGCCAGGTGGAGCGGCGGCGCCGCCGGGCTGTCCTATGAGCTGACCCGTGCCATGCGCGAGGTGCTGCTCGGGGTCGAACCGCCGGTGTCGCTCACCCGCCGGGCTCACAGCGCCCTTGTCGCCTGGCGCCGGGACGATGCCCCCACGATGGTGCACCATACCGGGACCCTGGTGGCCCGGGACGGCGACACGGTGCGGTGGTGGACTTGGGCCGGGTACCGCGCCAACGCCACCCTCGCCGCGACCCTGCCGTCGGTGGCCGACCAGTCCCAGCGGCCCACGGACCTGTCGCTGCGGCTGCGCGCGGACCTCACCCCGGCGGACTGGAACGCCGCCCAGGCGGGCGAGACGGCCCCCGTGCTGCCGGAGGTGGACCGCAATGCCGTGCGCGGGTTGAAGTTCGCCGCCCTCCTACCGGAGAACCTGGCCGAAGCCACCCTCGCCGCCAGGCTCGCCGACGTCGACGGCGCACGCGCCGCCCTCGCCGAACCGGTCCGGCTGCAGCTCACCCCGGAATCCGCGCACCAGCTCCACTAA
- a CDS encoding MFS transporter → MTSVARPAASKLVLPVVLSATFVQLLSVTIAQVAAPEIQHDLHASPGEVQLMLAAYTLSYACLLITAARLGDRYGYRRLFTIGTAVFALASAVCSFASTPAMLIAARLVQGAGSSLVAPQVLSIIQTALPASRRAHALGLYGATMGVASLVGPLLGGLLIGADPLGMGWRSIFLVTVPVALAALAGARVLPRSRPADGQRIDALGAVLATIGFGMLILPLALGPNAGWPPWTLGSLAGSAVVLGGFAATQRRSSDPLIHPAALRDRTARSGILLVFVFNTGVPSFTYLLFLHLEQAAGYSALAAAALSSPFAAAAIVGSRCAAGLARRHGPRLLTAAALALVVVMVGLAPLVGSAVPWMAAPLLALGGAAFGAFTASVFSLVLARANTDTAGSLSGLLPTAQQLGGSVGITLAALAYFAPAADSGDAFWHAMLYQAGVFALTAVISLRLGQGWPSRISGVRGLADSGQGVSR, encoded by the coding sequence ATGACGTCCGTGGCGCGTCCGGCCGCATCCAAGCTCGTGCTGCCCGTGGTGCTCAGCGCTACCTTCGTGCAGCTGCTCAGCGTGACCATTGCGCAGGTGGCTGCACCGGAGATCCAGCACGACCTGCACGCCAGTCCGGGTGAGGTGCAGCTTATGCTCGCCGCTTACACCCTCTCCTACGCGTGCCTGCTCATCACCGCGGCACGCTTGGGCGACCGCTACGGTTACCGGCGCCTGTTCACCATCGGCACCGCCGTGTTCGCACTCGCCTCCGCGGTGTGCTCGTTCGCGTCGACGCCGGCCATGCTGATCGCGGCCCGGCTGGTCCAAGGCGCGGGAAGCAGCCTCGTCGCCCCCCAAGTCCTCTCGATTATCCAAACGGCGCTGCCTGCATCGCGGCGCGCCCACGCACTGGGGCTGTACGGGGCGACAATGGGGGTCGCCTCGCTGGTCGGACCGCTGCTGGGCGGGCTGTTGATCGGCGCGGACCCGCTCGGGATGGGCTGGCGCTCGATCTTCCTGGTGACCGTTCCAGTGGCGCTGGCGGCACTGGCGGGGGCACGGGTACTGCCGCGCTCACGTCCCGCCGACGGGCAGCGGATCGACGCGCTCGGCGCGGTGCTCGCCACAATCGGGTTCGGGATGCTGATCCTCCCGCTCGCTCTCGGGCCAAACGCGGGATGGCCGCCGTGGACCCTGGGCAGCCTCGCTGGCTCCGCGGTTGTGTTGGGCGGCTTCGCCGCAACGCAGCGTCGCAGCTCGGACCCGCTGATCCATCCTGCGGCTCTGCGTGACCGGACCGCGCGCTCCGGCATCCTGCTGGTCTTCGTCTTCAACACCGGGGTTCCGTCGTTCACCTACCTGCTGTTCCTGCACCTGGAGCAGGCCGCCGGCTACTCCGCGCTGGCCGCCGCCGCGCTGTCGTCCCCGTTCGCAGCCGCGGCCATCGTCGGCAGCCGATGTGCTGCCGGCCTGGCCCGCCGCCACGGTCCGCGCCTGCTGACCGCCGCCGCGTTGGCACTGGTCGTGGTCATGGTAGGACTCGCCCCGCTCGTGGGTAGCGCGGTCCCGTGGATGGCGGCGCCGTTGCTGGCGCTGGGCGGCGCGGCGTTCGGCGCGTTCACCGCCTCGGTGTTCTCGCTGGTACTGGCGCGCGCGAACACCGATACCGCTGGGTCGCTATCGGGACTGCTGCCCACCGCCCAGCAGCTCGGCGGGTCTGTCGGTATCACATTGGCCGCCCTCGCCTACTTCGCACCTGCTGCCGACTCCGGCGACGCGTTCTGGCACGCGATGCTGTATCAGGCCGGGGTCTTCGCGCTCACGGCCGTGATCAGCCTGCGGCTGGGCCAGGGATGGCCTTCGCGGATCTCGGGGGTGAGGGGACTTGCTGATTCCGGGCAGGGAGTGAGCCGATGA
- a CDS encoding YwqG family protein yields MALTPEMLDRLSQFRTKALATGIPPDDLERWIGTARPCAKLDPTGDGPVVGRLGGPLMLPTDAPDPWCKLAATIDLAAIPEGTTNLTLPSDGHLLLFARPNPALMGYETLGSALHIPAGTPVEERQVDLDPEPGNELYGVEFPERRLHLRTGISLPEHSQVHDPGPPPATMRFSDHHYTKEQLAAWEEVLEVWDEMADDIVRPGLQLGGYALDEYCEEDPAVLAGKEAARAEQKGTLPKADADIRPEDWVCLAQWWHGLKGLEMALYSWSIARQDLAAGRFDRVYATMTWNP; encoded by the coding sequence ATGGCACTGACCCCCGAAATGCTGGACAGGCTCAGCCAGTTCCGCACGAAGGCCCTCGCAACGGGCATCCCCCCGGACGATCTCGAACGGTGGATCGGTACCGCCCGTCCGTGCGCGAAGTTGGATCCGACAGGGGACGGGCCGGTCGTGGGTCGGCTCGGCGGCCCTCTGATGCTGCCCACCGATGCTCCCGACCCGTGGTGCAAGCTCGCCGCCACCATCGACCTCGCCGCAATACCCGAGGGCACGACGAACCTCACCCTGCCATCCGACGGCCACCTGTTGCTGTTCGCTAGGCCCAATCCCGCGTTGATGGGCTACGAAACACTGGGTAGTGCGCTCCACATCCCTGCCGGTACGCCCGTCGAGGAACGCCAGGTGGATCTCGACCCGGAACCGGGCAACGAACTGTACGGGGTGGAGTTTCCGGAGAGGCGGCTGCACCTGAGAACCGGGATCTCCCTACCGGAACACTCCCAGGTCCACGACCCTGGCCCCCCTCCTGCCACCATGCGGTTCTCGGATCATCACTACACCAAGGAACAGCTTGCGGCCTGGGAAGAAGTGCTTGAGGTCTGGGATGAGATGGCAGACGACATTGTCCGTCCCGGGCTCCAGCTCGGCGGATACGCCCTGGACGAATACTGCGAGGAGGATCCCGCCGTGTTGGCCGGAAAGGAGGCGGCACGAGCGGAGCAGAAGGGCACGTTACCGAAAGCCGATGCGGACATACGCCCCGAGGACTGGGTGTGTCTCGCCCAGTGGTGGCATGGGCTTAAGGGCCTGGAGATGGCGCTGTACTCCTGGTCGATCGCTCGGCAGGACCTGGCCGCAGGACGCTTCGACCGGGTCTATGCCACCATGACCTGGAACCCGTAA
- a CDS encoding alpha/beta hydrolase has translation MVSTPIDTLFVLVHGAWHSSAHWGPTQRSLAALGAASVAVDLPGHGLAAPLPSGYLTASQLGMRTEKSELAGVTIDECADTVLETLRSVRPRARTVVLVAHSAGGGPASLAAERAPELVDRIAYLSAFVPAGRPRFYDYLSAPENASALGGGLPVAGPDEVGALRINPVSTDPDYVEELRQTHYHDTPADRFDRWRMALSPDLPMAIASSPVPLTAQGWGRIPHTFLRCAEDRSLPTAVQDLMIAEADTAFPGNPFTVHTLPGSHTPFAARPAELAAALTSAAWRS, from the coding sequence ATGGTTTCCACCCCGATAGACACACTGTTCGTCCTCGTCCACGGCGCCTGGCACAGCTCCGCGCACTGGGGACCCACCCAGCGCTCGCTCGCCGCCCTCGGCGCAGCCAGCGTCGCCGTCGACCTGCCCGGCCACGGGCTCGCCGCCCCGCTGCCCAGCGGCTACCTCACCGCATCCCAGCTCGGGATGCGCACGGAAAAGTCGGAGCTGGCCGGGGTGACAATAGATGAGTGCGCCGACACGGTGCTAGAGACCCTGCGCTCGGTCCGCCCCCGCGCCCGCACCGTCGTCCTCGTCGCCCACAGCGCAGGCGGTGGCCCCGCGTCTCTGGCCGCGGAACGTGCCCCCGAACTCGTTGACCGCATCGCCTACCTGTCCGCGTTCGTCCCGGCGGGGCGTCCGCGCTTCTACGACTACCTCTCCGCGCCCGAGAACGCCTCCGCTCTCGGTGGCGGCCTACCGGTCGCCGGTCCCGACGAGGTCGGTGCCCTGCGGATCAACCCTGTCTCCACCGACCCGGACTACGTCGAAGAACTGCGCCAGACCCATTACCACGACACACCTGCCGACCGGTTCGACCGATGGCGGATGGCCCTAAGCCCCGACCTGCCCATGGCCATTGCATCGAGCCCGGTCCCCCTAACCGCCCAGGGCTGGGGTCGCATCCCGCACACGTTCCTGCGCTGCGCTGAGGACCGGTCGCTGCCCACCGCGGTCCAGGACCTGATGATCGCCGAGGCCGACACAGCATTCCCCGGCAACCCGTTCACGGTGCACACGCTGCCGGGCAGTCACACCCCTTTCGCCGCGCGCCCCGCCGAACTGGCGGCTGCGCTCACCTCCGCTGCCTGGCGCTCATGA
- a CDS encoding phosphotransferase — MHVDGWELVKLRTAADGEVRRSNSGTSFLRLGGPEVETEARTQATLAAHGYPVPDVVEAGKWEGRYFFVEESLGESSLHDSALRDVEETGAVRTGTLNAATEVSTRLLAAQLRTARPGITGSQEWMYRAGFVDNVLTENPDLDHARVHDALATAGERLGELPVSHGHLDYGLPNVFPSGVIDWQHHGTAPVGFDVYPMLDITAFKGGGTGYTFTREQRRSYTAALDAVSVELLGSPLSSFVGDFLLVKCFFFLALMKPKDHGNQRKARKWAYRRALLVQGLESYERHRHIDTGSFPTLDAFSTTPAEQPPREST, encoded by the coding sequence GTGCATGTGGACGGGTGGGAGCTGGTCAAGCTACGAACCGCCGCTGACGGAGAGGTTCGGCGTTCCAACAGCGGAACGTCGTTCCTACGGCTCGGCGGCCCCGAGGTGGAAACCGAAGCACGAACCCAGGCCACCCTGGCCGCCCATGGGTACCCGGTCCCCGACGTCGTCGAGGCCGGAAAGTGGGAGGGGCGCTACTTCTTCGTGGAGGAGAGCCTGGGGGAGAGTTCCCTTCATGACAGCGCCCTGCGCGACGTGGAGGAGACCGGTGCCGTTCGTACCGGCACACTCAACGCGGCGACTGAGGTTTCGACTCGGTTGTTGGCCGCTCAGCTCCGAACGGCACGTCCGGGAATCACGGGGAGCCAGGAGTGGATGTACCGGGCTGGGTTCGTCGACAACGTTTTGACCGAGAACCCGGACCTGGACCACGCGCGGGTACACGACGCTCTCGCCACAGCCGGCGAACGGTTAGGCGAGCTTCCCGTATCTCACGGCCATCTCGACTACGGCCTGCCCAACGTGTTTCCCAGCGGAGTGATCGACTGGCAGCATCACGGCACCGCGCCGGTGGGGTTCGACGTGTATCCCATGTTGGACATCACCGCTTTTAAAGGAGGCGGTACAGGTTACACGTTCACGCGCGAACAGCGCCGTTCGTACACGGCGGCTTTGGACGCGGTGAGCGTCGAGCTTCTGGGTTCCCCTCTCAGCAGCTTCGTCGGCGACTTCCTGCTGGTGAAATGCTTCTTCTTCCTTGCCCTGATGAAGCCGAAAGACCACGGGAACCAGCGAAAGGCGCGAAAGTGGGCCTACCGAAGAGCCCTGCTCGTCCAGGGGCTGGAGTCCTACGAGCGTCACCGGCACATCGACACCGGAAGTTTCCCGACTCTGGACGCGTTCAGCACTACCCCAGCGGAACAGCCTCCACGGGAGAGCACATGA
- the brxD gene encoding BREX system ATP-binding protein BrxD, with translation MPSPTPPQISVARRRSVLDALRRGAVPESGLDLFATGLDHFAAALDEELDTAASGGARFKAVRGEYGSGKTFLTRWLAERAKRRNFATCEIQISETETPLHKLETVYRRLTERMGTASFPPSALRPVVDAWFYALEEDALADGADEEQLDSAVEKLLAARLAEVSRHAPSFATALRGYRTALTNGDEATAAAVLAWLGGQPHVASVARRAAGVRGDLDHFGALGFLQGLLTVLRDSGHPGLLVVLDEVETLQRMRSDARDKALNALRQLIDEVHSGRFPGLYLVITGTSAFYDGQQGAQRLPPLAQRLATDFNTDPRFDSPRATQLRLSGFTPQALVELGSTIRDLYAAGSPTPERITALADDDYIAELARAVGGALGGRTGVAPRLFLKKLVGDVLDRIDQFPEFDPRRHYTLTVADDDLTDTERNLAASADDVDLDL, from the coding sequence GTGCCTAGCCCGACCCCACCCCAAATCAGCGTAGCGCGCCGCCGGAGCGTGCTGGACGCGCTACGGCGTGGCGCCGTCCCCGAGAGCGGGCTCGACCTGTTCGCCACCGGCCTCGACCACTTCGCGGCGGCGCTGGACGAAGAACTGGACACGGCCGCCTCCGGCGGGGCGAGGTTCAAAGCCGTGCGCGGCGAGTACGGCTCCGGCAAGACCTTCCTCACCCGGTGGCTCGCCGAACGCGCCAAACGGCGCAACTTCGCCACCTGCGAGATCCAGATCTCGGAAACCGAAACCCCGCTGCACAAGCTGGAAACCGTCTACCGGCGGCTCACCGAGCGGATGGGCACCGCCAGCTTCCCACCCAGCGCACTACGGCCGGTGGTGGACGCCTGGTTCTACGCGCTGGAGGAGGACGCCCTCGCCGACGGGGCGGACGAGGAGCAGCTGGACTCGGCGGTGGAGAAGCTGCTGGCGGCCCGGCTGGCCGAGGTGTCCCGGCACGCCCCGTCATTCGCCACCGCCCTGCGCGGCTACCGCACCGCACTCACCAACGGGGACGAGGCCACCGCCGCGGCGGTGCTGGCCTGGCTCGGCGGGCAACCCCACGTGGCCTCCGTCGCACGGCGCGCCGCCGGCGTCCGCGGCGACCTCGACCACTTCGGTGCCCTGGGGTTCCTGCAGGGGCTGCTGACCGTACTGCGGGACAGCGGCCACCCCGGCCTGCTCGTGGTCCTGGACGAGGTCGAAACCCTGCAACGGATGCGTTCCGACGCCCGAGACAAGGCCCTCAACGCGCTGCGCCAACTCATCGACGAGGTGCACTCGGGTCGTTTCCCCGGCCTGTACCTGGTGATCACCGGAACCTCGGCGTTCTACGACGGTCAGCAGGGTGCCCAACGCCTCCCCCCGCTGGCCCAGCGGCTGGCCACCGACTTCAACACCGACCCGCGCTTCGACAGCCCCCGCGCGACTCAGCTGCGGCTGTCCGGGTTCACCCCCCAAGCCCTGGTGGAACTCGGCTCAACCATCCGCGACCTCTACGCCGCCGGGTCCCCCACCCCTGAGAGGATCACGGCGCTGGCCGACGACGACTACATCGCCGAGCTGGCCCGCGCGGTCGGCGGCGCCCTGGGCGGCCGGACCGGAGTGGCCCCCCGGCTGTTCTTGAAGAAACTCGTCGGCGACGTGCTCGACCGGATCGACCAGTTCCCCGAATTCGACCCCAGGCGGCACTACACGCTCACCGTGGCCGACGACGACCTCACCGACACCGAACGCAACCTGGCCGCCTCGGCCGACGACGTCGACCTGGACCTGTGA